The stretch of DNA ATGTTTTCTTGTAGTAACAAAAGTGTCGAAAAGAAGGAAGAAGCTTGGTGGAAAGAAACCGTTTTTTATGAAATCTACATGCCCAGTTATAAAGATAGTAATAATGATGGTTACAGTGATTTTAAAGGCTTAACATCTAAACTGGATTATATTCAGGATTTAGGAATTAAGGGTATTTGGTTAACACCATTTCTAAAATCGCCAAAAGTGGACAATGGCTATGATGTTTCTGATTATTATACCATCGATTCTATATATGGTTCACTTGATGATTTCAAAATTTTCTTAAAAGAGGCTCACAAAAGAAACATAAAAGTTATCATGGATTTGGTAGTAAATCACACTTCTACCGATTCAAAATGGTTTCAAGAAGCTAAAAAATCTAAAAAAAACATTTATAGAGATTACTATATTTGGGAAGACACACCTAATAACTGGGAATCTTTCTTTGGGGGTTCAGCTTGGGAGTGGGATAGTATTACGAAGCAATATTACTATCATCAGTTTGATGTAAAAATGGCCGATCTTAATTGGCAAAACCCAAAGGTTGTCGAAGAAATTAAAGATGTTTTAAGGTTTTGGCTAGATTTAGGCATTGATGGATTTCGATTAGATGTTATCAACTTTTTAACTACAAATGGCGTAACTCTTGACAACCCAATAGATGAAAATGGGGAGCAAGAACACCTATATGATATCAACCAAAAAGGAGTAAAAGAAGCCATGAAAAAGATCCGGGCTACAGTTAATGAATACGATAACCGTTTTATAGTTGGGGAAATAGGAAGTGATAAAATTGAAGTGTTAAAACAATACCAGGGAAACGAATTATTAGATGTTGTATTCAATTTTAATTTTGGAAGTATCCCTCAATTTTCTGCACAACGGATATTTAATGAACTTACTAATATGGAAAAAAGTATGAGTAACTATCCTACTCTATTTTTTGGAAGCCATGACATGCCCCGTTTAATAAGTCGTTTAGCCGAAAACAATCAAGAGAGGGCAAAAGCTTTGACTGCACTAATGTTAACTGCAAAAGGCGTTCCTTTTGTTTATTATGGAGAGGAAATTGGTATGGAAAATATCGAAGCTTATTCTGTTGAAGAAATGATGGATATTCAAGGACGCACCCATTATAATTTAGCTTTAAACAATGGAAAATCTAAAGAAGAAGCGCTTAACATTGGCAATAATCATAATAGAGATAAATCTAGAAGCCCAATGCAATGGAATGATAATACATTTGCTGGTTTTTCAAAAATAAAACCTTGGATAAAAGTTCATGAAAATTACGCTCAATTAAATGTTGAGTCTTTAAAAAAACAAGAACATTCTATTTTAAACACATATAAAAAGTTGATTTCACTTCGTAATTCAGAACCAGCTTTACAATATGGTACTTACAAGAAACTATCTTTCATAAATAATTGTATTGTCTTTACCAGACAATATAAAGATGAGATTATAAACTGTTATTTTAATTTTGATAATAACCCTTTAATAATAGAATTAAAATCAAACGAAAAAGTTTTAATTGGACAAACAATCGTGAAGCCAAACGATTTCGTAATTGTTAAAAGCATTGAAAAATAATAATACCGTTTTGTATTTCAAAACATTAAAATTCTAAAAAAGATAGGATCACTTGTACAGCTTTTTCTAAATGTACTGGTAAATTATTTTCTTCCCAAGGGTGTGAAGCTCCAAAAACATGATTGGCACCTTCTATAATTTCTAATTGGCTATTTGGATTCCATTTATGAAGGTTTTCCGCTTCTTCAATAAAAATGCTAGTATCTGCATGACTATGAATAATCAGATGTGGGATTTTTAGATTTGACACAGCTCTTTTTATAGTTAAGCGCGTTTCATTTTTTATAAAATCTTCATAGAATTGATAAAAATGAGGCATTTGTTGCTTTGTTCTGCCATTAAGAACATATTTTACGCCGTCTTTTTTCCAGGATTCTAAATCGCCTAATGTTGCGGTTCTTTTACCAAAATCACAAACGCCTGCTAAACTTATGACACTTTTAATACGGGTGTCCTCTTCCGCTTTTATTGAAACAATACCACCACCACGACTGTGCCCAATTAAGCAGATGTTATTGCCTTTTATTTCATCATTTTTAACAATCCAATCAATCACAAATTCTAAATCATCTAATTCTTTAGTATAATTATTATTGCCAAAAGCGTCTAAATCAGGAAAGTCTATGGGTTGTTCAATCGTCCCTCCATTGTGTGAAAAATTGAACTTTATAAAGTAAAACCCGGCTTTAGCAAACACGTCTGCCATTAAATTCCATGCACCCCAATCTTTAAAACCTTTGTAGCCATGACAAAATATAACAATAGGTTTATTAATAGCATTTGAAGCATAAGTTATATCTATTAAAATAGACCTTTTATGTTTACCGTCAATGACACTGTTTTTTTTATGAATCATTTATATTTCTTTTTCA from Flavivirga spongiicola encodes:
- a CDS encoding alpha-glucosidase, producing MVCLNRYNRIFLKTTILVLFVFFMFSCSNKSVEKKEEAWWKETVFYEIYMPSYKDSNNDGYSDFKGLTSKLDYIQDLGIKGIWLTPFLKSPKVDNGYDVSDYYTIDSIYGSLDDFKIFLKEAHKRNIKVIMDLVVNHTSTDSKWFQEAKKSKKNIYRDYYIWEDTPNNWESFFGGSAWEWDSITKQYYYHQFDVKMADLNWQNPKVVEEIKDVLRFWLDLGIDGFRLDVINFLTTNGVTLDNPIDENGEQEHLYDINQKGVKEAMKKIRATVNEYDNRFIVGEIGSDKIEVLKQYQGNELLDVVFNFNFGSIPQFSAQRIFNELTNMEKSMSNYPTLFFGSHDMPRLISRLAENNQERAKALTALMLTAKGVPFVYYGEEIGMENIEAYSVEEMMDIQGRTHYNLALNNGKSKEEALNIGNNHNRDKSRSPMQWNDNTFAGFSKIKPWIKVHENYAQLNVESLKKQEHSILNTYKKLISLRNSEPALQYGTYKKLSFINNCIVFTRQYKDEIINCYFNFDNNPLIIELKSNEKVLIGQTIVKPNDFVIVKSIEK
- a CDS encoding alpha/beta hydrolase family protein; this encodes MIHKKNSVIDGKHKRSILIDITYASNAINKPIVIFCHGYKGFKDWGAWNLMADVFAKAGFYFIKFNFSHNGGTIEQPIDFPDLDAFGNNNYTKELDDLEFVIDWIVKNDEIKGNNICLIGHSRGGGIVSIKAEEDTRIKSVISLAGVCDFGKRTATLGDLESWKKDGVKYVLNGRTKQQMPHFYQFYEDFIKNETRLTIKRAVSNLKIPHLIIHSHADTSIFIEEAENLHKWNPNSQLEIIEGANHVFGASHPWEENNLPVHLEKAVQVILSFLEF